The genomic region ATGTTTCCCCCCGGCTCACtccaactcgcgacctcgctgcaggcgtcgtcacaccaacacaagcgcCGAAAACTTCTTCAGAGGCTTGAAGTTCTAACAGCCGCGggacaccaggtaggctccgaagcTAAAGACAGAGTgtgattgcatctgcccccctttttatatccacctgttatgggaggtgcgcattatgcaaatatcgcacgccaatgtccattggcttgttttagttctctcgaagctgataggggctctctagcgatatcccaattcgtctgtcactactgacgtacgtcgaacgtgaccgactgaaagggaacactATTTAAGCTAactaaataatacatttaagcTAAGGTTGTGTATTACtattctgttttttatttattgttctaAGGTAAGTTACAGATGTTTTatactttcaattattttcattataatatatattttttttaattttagatgCCACTATGGAATCAAGCAAGAAAAATACACTTTATGTTAGgtgtctttaaagggttagtacacccaaaaatgaaaattctgttattaattactcactctcatgtaattttaaacctgtaagaccttctttcatcttcagaacacaaattagatatttttaatgaaatccaagagctctctgacccctccataaaagcaacgagaatactttttgtgtgcaaaaacaaaacaaaaataatgactttattcaacaatttcttctcttccctgtcattctcctactcTGTTGATGTAGTAAACACAGACTGTGCTTCCGGGTTATAGGTCAAAACACAAACTCTGGCAAACGCTGTATACATGAGCAGCACAATGCATGCGTGTAATGCTGATGCAGGaaccggccaataatgagtcagcgttctgacgtagaacccggaagcgctgcactgtgtgtTATTTTATAACGTAAAAAGCACttcaaaaaaattaaggttgaaccactgcagtcatgagAACTATTTTACAaagtctttactacctttctgggccttgaaagtggtggttaaattgctgtctatggacgagtcagagagctctcggatttcattaaaaatatcttgtttttaattttttttatttttaattctaatttgtgttctgaaaatgaacaaaggtcttatggttgtggaacaacatgagggtgagtaattaatgacagaattttcatttttgggtaaacttaACCCTTTACTTTTTAGCGGCagatgcaaacaaacaaacaaaaaaatatatatacacacacacactcaaatatctggttgtaccacctgacaaaatgaatttaaaattaatttaaacactttaaaatgttattgaACAATTGTGTGGCAGGACGAGGCTAAGGGCTGTGAGAATGGAGCGAGGCCAGTGGCGTGattgataatgagcgtcacctgcacGCCACACCAGACTCGTATCTCACAGAGGAGCTTCTGAAGCATAAAAGGAAGAGTGATGACACTGAAGGACGAGAGATGGTAAGTATGCTGATTCCAAAAATGCGTCTGGGAATAAGTTTAGCCAACCAACACAGAGTTTGTTCCAGTTAACACACAAGACATTCTCAACAGAGCAACAAATCGATgattcaccatggaaacagacGCTAAGAAAAAATCGTGTCATTCTACTTCCTCCTTTTGTTTAATGGCGATTTACATAACCTACTTAGTGCACATCGCCACCTTTTTGGTGGTTGTGCAAtcattatttcaatattttcatttaataagTCATCTTTATTCACTAAGAATGAGaattatattgtttgtttgatgttaattatttaatacGATATCACATATGTATTTTATCGTAGAAATTATAACAgagaaaatgcagaaaaaagCAGATCCATGTGAGAGgatgaaaataaatacatacattagaatatatatatatatatatatatatatatatatatatatatatatatatatatatatataaaatatatatatatatatatatattatatatattttatgatatagtatatataactgtaactaaatatataaaatttagttacatttatataactatattatatataacacaTATCTGAATACCTCTTAAGCAAACTAACCCTGGAACATAACTGCTACTTACATTCCCCTAAAGTTACCTCCATTTTTGGATCTTAAAATTGAGGTTACCTTCTCTTAAACATACCCAGGTATGTCACACAACCTGCTTTCGGGAATACACCCAGGCCTAGACTTTAcgctgtgttttgtttgtttttatgcgCTAGTCATCAATGAGGGGCTTCTGCTTCACTTTCGCTTTGTTGTTGGTTTATTCtgatattaaaatgtgtttgaatGTTCGCCAGTTCCCATCTCCTTCTTCCCTGAACACTAACTTCGTTACAAATTGAAACCTGTTTAAACACATTGCTTCTGActcaaaaatatgcattacatcaattttgaaaaaaaaaattgtcattgacCCTAAATCAATACGATTTGGCTTCAGCAGAGTGTGATTATCTGAATTTTTGTGTCTACAGTTCTTGAAGCTAAGAGAAATTAGGGATGTGCAAACAACATATTTTCAAAACTATTAAGGCCTTAGTAGCATGAATAGCAAGGTAACGTATCAGTAAGGAAGCTATCGGtaagatttgtaatgtttttaaaagtttcaTCTAAAGAGTTTCATcggctcaccaaggctgcatttatttaattaaaaataaagtaaaaacagtagtattgtgaaatattattacaatttaaaataactgttttctatttgaatatatttaacaaagtaatttattcctgtgatgaaaaagctgaattttcagcatcattactccagtcttcagtgtccttgggaaatcattctaatatgctgatttggtactcaataaacatttcttagtattttcaatgttgaaaacagttgactttttttttttttttcaggatttcttgatgaaaagaaagttcaaaagaacagaaaatatctgaaatacaaagcctTTATAACATAATACActcctgtttaaaagtttgggttcagtaagaattttattttaattttcatgaatataaattaaagaaatttcttactcagcaaggatacattaaatcgatcaaaagtgccagtacagacatttataatattacaaaagattagatttcaaataaatattgttcttttgaactttctattcatcaatgaatcctgaaaaaaaaatattgtacacaaatattttgtacaattgtacacaataaatgattcgtgagcagcaaatcagcatattaaaatgatttctgaaggatcatgtgacactaaagactggagtaatgatgctgaaaattcagctttgatcacaggaataaattattttgtaaaatatattcaaatagaaaagttattttaaattgtaataatatttcacaatattacagtttttactgtatttttaattaaataaatacagcattggtgagcagacaaaacttttaaaaacattaaaaatcttaccaatcacaaacttttgaacagtagtgcatgTATAATTAGGTATTCACCTAACCCAGGTGGGTCACATTTGGGggcatttaaataaaatgcattccAAAAACAGAGCGCAACATACATTGTTGGGGTCtcaatacacatttttaaaagttttattaattGCCAGAAGCATGGAATTTGAGTAAGTGTGAGAGTGTGAATGCGTGTCTTATGTATGTGTATGAGCCCTTTGAGGAACTGGCCACCTGACAAGTGTGTTTTCCTACCTTTGAGTCGAAATGTTGATGGGATAGGCTCCAGCACTCCTCTGACCCCACATAGTGATATAGATGGATCCGGTGACCACAAAAAAATACTAGGTCTTACAAACTGCTATATCATCGAACAAAACTTCtgcttttttatttcaaatgctTCATATATTTCCATAACGTAGACAGACATTTAACGGAATGTTGCAAAAGTATTTGGCACACCATGAGGGGGAATTTGAGGAAGAGTAGATGCTGGTACAGAAAACAAtggagatttgaaaaaaaatctggaaaaaacatgataaaagaataagaaattaatataaatcaATAGAAAGCAAAACAACTAATCATGTAAAACAAaagtacatttgtttatttcataagtaaaacatttttcaaaaactaTGAAATAGCTCTCAATATTGCTTACCTTTCTCTCTGTTCCTTTAATGATTTTTGCTTCTCCATAGCCTGTTTATATGTGGCtacaataaaatattgaaaatatgaaatataatgaaaatattgGTTAAACACAACAGCAACACAATACTTAACAACAACAGCAAGTTataaatttgaatgaattacAAAAAAAGCAAGCCCACATTACTGTAAAACATTCTTATCTCAATATGTCTTTCCAAGTATGATGAATTTATATTGTTACATGAATTTACTTAGttatagtatattttaaaatagagatTATTACCACATTCCATGTGAACTTGAATATTTAATGTCTCCCACTGTTTTTCAACAGTTACAGGAGGCTCAAGTCTGTTCTTTACAGCTTCCGTGCACTTCTCTGGTGACTTAAATGGAGGCCAATGACATTGTGTTTTTTCTTCATTGAGCCATGTTGCTGGTATCACTGTCAGCTCATTTGACTCTTTCAAGGTAACAACTTTATACAAGACAAGCCTAGTAAAACAAGATAGTATATTTTTAGTTCCAGCTACTCTAGATTGGCATCTGTGGGTTcacaattctaaaaaaaaaaaaaaaaaaaaaaattcaaatgccAACATTGGTTTGTTTCATTATTGATGTATCAGTATAAAACTACAGTGTAttcagaaagtattcagacccccttaatttttttcactctttgttatattgtagctatttgctaaaatcatttaagttcattttttcccctaattaatgtacacacagcaccccatattgacagaaaaacacagaattgttgacttttttgcagatttattaaaaagaaaaactgaaatatcacatgatcctaagtattcagaccctttgctgtgacactcatatatttaacccaggtgctgtccatttattctgatcatccttgagatggttctacaccttcatttgagtccagctgtgtttgattatactgattggacttgattagggaagccacacacctgtctatataagaccttacagctcacagtgcatgtcagagcaaatgagaatcatgaggtcaaaggaactgcctgaagagctcagagacagaattgtggcaaggcacagatctggccaaggttacaaaaaatttctgctgcacttaagtttcctaagagcacagtgacctccataatccttaaatggaagagcTTGCCGTCCGgacaaactgagctatcgggggagaagagccttggggAGAGAGGTAAAggagaacccaaagatcactgaggctgagctccagagatgcagtcgggagatgggagaaagttgaagaaagtcaaccatcactgcagccctccaccagtcggggctttatggcagagtggcccgatggaagcctctcctcagtgcaagacgcatgaaagcccgcatggagtttgccaagatggtgagaaataagattctctggtctgatgagaccaaaatagaactttttggccttaattctaagcggtatgtgtggagaaaaccaggcactgctcatcacctgtccaatacagtcccaacagtgaagcatggtggtggcagcatcatgctgtgggggtgtttttcagctgcagggacaggacaactggttgcaatcgagggaaagatgaatgcggccaagtacagggatatcctggacaaaaaccttctccagagtgctcaggacctcagactgggccaaaggtttaccttccaacaagacaatgaccctaagcacacagctaaaataatgaaggagtggcttcacaacaactccgtgattgttcttgaatggcccagccagagccctgacttaaacccaattgagcatctctggagagacctaaaaatggctgtccaccaacgtttaccatccaacctgacagaactggagaggatctgcaaggaggaatggcagaggatccccaaatccaggtgtgaaaaacttgttgcatctttcccaaaaagactcatggctgtattagatcaaaagggtgcttctactaaataatgagcaaagggtctgaatacttaggaccatgtgatatttcagtttttcttttttaataaatctgcaaaaatgtcaacaattctgtgtttttctgtcaatatggggtgttgtgtgtacattaatgaggaaaaaaaatgaacttaaatgattttagcaaatggcttcaatataacaaagagtgaaatttAAGGGGGTATGAATACTTTCTATACCCACTGTATATGGGATTTCAGGCTGGTTCAAATCTAACTAAAATTCTGTACAATTCCTTAACTCTGACTATACACAAAGATAAGTTTGAACAGAAATAATCTCTGAACCACTCTGAGCACGTTGTTTATAAATCTTTATTTCCAGAAGAATGACTGTCATATCATACCTGTTGATGAACATTTCGTGTTAAGACCATCTTCTGAACAGTTCAATTAAGAAATTCTCTAATACTTACCCATATTTCAGTGCTCTTTGCTCCATTTGGTTATTTACAGCCTCCTCATAAGTGTCTGAGATATTCAAagatattacaacatttttgttaaactcagatgcaaaagccacTAAACGTCATCTCTGTCAAAAATGAGACAATGACATTGAACGAATGCTTACGGCACGTAGTATATGTTCAACAAATCATGTGCTTCAAATCCTCTAAATCGCAGcgtcagcccattcagaaatatcGGTTTGTTAGCAAAAGCCTCTAGAGCaggggtactcaagttcagaggccaagagggccgcattttaaccaaatgaaacgcgaagggccacaaattattacttggatcgtaagacttttatttaggcctacttaagacaatatttgtagttttactgtttatttactaaaagtgcagtttttaaggtctggctgttgttcactggctgatgagagtttgtccataagatgaaaacattgcacttttttatagtctttttatactccattgcacctttttaacactttttatagcacctatttatactcagagaataaatgttttattatttgtattattattacctaccttttaatttggtcaaaatccaaaaatattttttcttttttttaatgttcaatcacaattttatgaattatctaACTATAACAAACATTGTAAACATGATAAATCAGATATTCTCCGTGAGCTCAATGATGTGATGACAGATCTGTAATGGTTgctgcttgctttctgtttataacacattgacattaagaataaaaggtgTGTTTTTTATGCTGCTCGGCAACTTACACACTGAAAAGTTTGAGGAAtgtcaactgcatttcatcatggaaaaataaggttactttgttttttacttgcgcgcacagtctcgagcctttggtggcgttcacgaacacaagtgctcgacacatgcgcactagagagattaatgcttgtctagtctttttcgctcaaataattacaataaaatctctttgtacttgtttaaaattagagttgctggtatcttttaatcccctcaaacgagcgctcttcaacacggtaggtttgttgttactcttgttctgtcttctccgtttcttttcagactgaaacaacagcccgtttcagtgctgacaccttgtggacaaactaaattagtgcaaaaactattcaatgcgcgcgtgcaaagtgccttcagtttatattgttctttgcgGTTAGAAAAACTGTGCTGCGCGTGTACACTATACGcgatctctgctgatgattacagcgtcacatgcactgtacgcctacccttgtgtacgtgtaaaaaaacGAAGTAATACTCACGCTAATTTTGaacgcaaattataataaaaatacatttatatgtagcatgatgcgggccacaaatgtaatgctgacgggccggatgcggcccgcgggccgcctGTTGAGTACCCCTGCTCTAGAGGCCACTTCCCTTTGGCAGCAAAAGCCGCTATATCCCGAGAACCAATCAGAAGGCGCAAATCGAATCATATGATTCCGAGCGGTTTCAATCCGCTTTGTTAAGTCatgacgtaaggaacgccgtttccgggtccaagcctcgactcgtttcacttgagaatgccatcgacggccgtttatgagcgctattgattcatattaaacatcaatcatttaaaaacgttaaacattttaaatacttacagtctacaccaGTGGCATAGCCACGTGGGGAACATGCAGGCCCCCCCAGATTTCTGAGCgattttttattctttatgtTGATTTGTTACACTGATGCATATGCTGCGCGATAAAATGCAATAGCTGTTTTCAGACTTATTGGTTTGATTTTTTCATGTGTTGTTATTATCTTTGCGCGTGAGAGTTCGTTATTACGCGGTGAGAGGCAATGTGAAGCGACAACCGAGGTTTCCCGTTTCCAGGACGCGCATCTCAATGCAGTGAAATCCGGTGGGTGCTCTCCAttaattttaaccaataaaaagtcGTTAGAGAATCAAGAACCTCTGACTGCACCGCACACAGCTTTCTTCTCGTCATTATAGTTAATTTGAGGCAGTTTCCGTGGCGTTATTTGCTCTCGCTCAGATATATTTCCCCTcttctggtctatgtatccctgcctctgctgaattatttttatccctggtggggataaaaaaaaattccctcCCGGGTGtcgctactccacaaaccaccaacagatcATATAAAATACCGAAAATAAAAATCGTTTTTTAAAAcagtaacagtaaaaacagtaaaacgctgcgttagaactgtctctttacaaCACAAAAAACGGGACACttcagacgcgcattccgaCTTAGCCTCAGCACTAGGAGCAAGTCAAACAAGTCAAAAtaattgcatgcgcaaatgcgccggcgcgcgctgcataattactttattttagcTTAAATAAAGTGCAATAGAAACTACGAGCAATGACCGTCGTTTGAAGATGAAATtgccaaacatgcgattaaagctgcctcaaaactgtgcatgcatgtatttgttggcatggttttaaagctattgttatccaatttgttggtcTTAAcctcttaaaaatgcacatatgtacaccaaggaaatctaaattttctcagGAGAGCTTCCCCCCATACCCCCCTAGCAAAATACTTTTTATGACCTCTGCAATTATGAAACTCTGCGTACATGTTCTATAAattctatctaatgaaatctgaggaaAACGTGTATTTCTACAAATGTGCGCACTTTGAGAGTTAAAGTTTGTATATGTAGTATGCACtgtaatcaaaaataaatgggaccaaacgcGTTTGAATGTAAAATAATCATCCAGCTGTTGCATTTTTC from Chanodichthys erythropterus isolate Z2021 chromosome 15, ASM2448905v1, whole genome shotgun sequence harbors:
- the LOC137037273 gene encoding uncharacterized protein, which gives rise to MALRNKVEDCVEWKEEAKEKEFHFKKGEEHKMGEESDYEPMADEEDNRSMDKGPKFAVVTLQDTDEVMVAASDWLSTDKKQCYWPPFKSTEKYLEAVKNNLGPSTEEKPWEILNVIFHAEYDTYEEAVNNQMEQRALKYGLVLYKVVTLKESNELTVIPATWLNEEKTQCHWPPFKSPEKCTEAVKNRLEPPVTVEKQWETLNIQVHMECATYKQAMEKQKSLKEQRERFFFKSPLFSVPASTLPQIPPHGVPNTFATFR